From Thermoflavifilum aggregans, a single genomic window includes:
- the thrA gene encoding bifunctional aspartate kinase/homoserine dehydrogenase I: MKVLKFGGTSMGSAESIQQVVSIIQAQRHASREAGYGNGLAVVASAMSGVTNQLLQMASQAEQGKEFEQSLQQLQERHFQVVHILVETRYQNQALMELKLLVNELETLLHGIRALRELSARTADLVMSFGERLSTTMLAHILRQQDPRVLYVDAREWIKTDSHFGNARVDTERSYALICQAVTQHPDALFCITGFIGSDEHGHTTTLGRGGSDYTAALVGAALHAEEIQIWTDVDGFMTADPRIVKKAFPLEEISYTEAMELSYFGAKVIYPPTLIPVILQKIPVVIRNTFHPEFPGTVIREKAKRNGTLIRGISSINHISLINIQGSGMVGKSGISGRLFSLFARENINIILITQASSEHSITIAVTPAHAEKAKRLIEQEFELELATRKMEPPEVEHDLSILAIVGENMRQTKGLSGKLFSALGRNGINVVAIAQGSSEYNISVVVKQHDLSKALNAVHDAFFIRTKKTLHVFYLGTGNIGKTLLRQIAEHEDYLLENRSLKIKVVAITNTRQMVFNEEGIPLKCWENYLQEHGEPASLNEFIRRMKSMNLPNSVFIDNSASAEVVKHYEEIFTSSISIVTCNKIGNSSEYSLYKRFKDAVKKYGVDFFYETNVGAGLPIISTLHDLLVSGDKILKIEAILSGTISYIFNEFKGNRHFHEIVREAQVKGYTEPDPRDDLSGLDFMRKMLILARDSGYAVEMSDVEMEPILPESCLKAPTVEAFYKALQEADEHFEALKRKAEAEGKVLRYIGVMDQGKVSIKLHAIDASHPFYFLTGSDNIIAFTTPRYRDCPLVVKGPGAGAEVTAAGVFADLVKVGAQ, encoded by the coding sequence GTGAAAGTACTCAAGTTTGGTGGCACTTCCATGGGGAGTGCAGAAAGCATCCAGCAGGTAGTTTCCATTATTCAGGCACAGCGACATGCATCACGGGAAGCTGGTTATGGCAACGGTTTGGCAGTGGTTGCCTCGGCCATGAGCGGAGTAACCAACCAGCTATTGCAAATGGCTTCGCAAGCCGAACAGGGAAAAGAATTTGAGCAATCGCTGCAACAGCTGCAAGAACGGCATTTTCAGGTTGTGCATATATTGGTGGAAACGCGCTATCAGAATCAGGCGCTGATGGAACTTAAGCTGCTGGTGAATGAGCTTGAAACGCTTCTGCACGGCATCCGCGCCCTGCGTGAGCTTTCGGCGCGCACGGCCGATCTGGTTATGAGTTTCGGAGAACGGCTTTCCACTACCATGTTAGCCCATATCCTGCGCCAGCAAGATCCACGGGTATTATATGTAGATGCCCGCGAATGGATCAAGACTGATAGCCATTTTGGAAATGCCAGGGTAGATACCGAACGCAGTTATGCATTAATCTGCCAGGCCGTTACCCAGCATCCCGACGCCCTGTTTTGCATTACAGGCTTTATCGGTTCAGATGAGCACGGGCACACCACCACGCTGGGCCGCGGCGGAAGTGACTATACCGCCGCTTTGGTAGGTGCAGCCCTGCACGCCGAAGAAATTCAAATCTGGACAGATGTGGATGGCTTCATGACTGCCGATCCCCGCATTGTGAAAAAAGCTTTTCCTCTGGAAGAAATCTCCTACACCGAAGCCATGGAATTGTCCTATTTCGGTGCCAAGGTGATTTATCCGCCCACATTGATACCTGTGATCCTCCAAAAAATTCCGGTAGTTATTCGCAATACTTTCCATCCGGAATTTCCTGGTACTGTGATCCGGGAAAAAGCCAAACGCAACGGCACCCTTATCCGCGGCATCAGCAGCATCAACCATATCAGCCTCATCAACATCCAGGGCAGCGGCATGGTAGGTAAATCGGGCATCAGCGGACGGTTGTTTTCCCTGTTTGCCCGAGAAAACATCAATATTATACTCATCACACAGGCATCGTCCGAACATAGCATCACCATTGCTGTTACACCTGCCCATGCAGAAAAAGCCAAAAGACTTATCGAACAGGAATTTGAACTGGAGCTGGCTACCCGAAAAATGGAACCTCCTGAAGTAGAACACGATCTGTCCATTCTGGCTATTGTGGGAGAAAATATGCGACAAACCAAGGGATTATCCGGAAAGCTGTTCAGTGCCCTTGGCCGCAATGGAATCAACGTCGTGGCTATTGCCCAGGGTTCATCGGAATACAACATTTCTGTGGTGGTGAAACAGCACGACTTATCGAAAGCCCTGAATGCCGTGCATGACGCCTTCTTCATCCGTACCAAAAAAACATTGCATGTGTTTTACCTGGGTACGGGTAATATTGGCAAAACATTGCTGCGGCAAATAGCAGAGCACGAAGATTACCTGCTGGAGAATCGTTCCCTGAAAATAAAAGTGGTGGCCATCACCAATACCCGGCAGATGGTATTCAATGAAGAAGGTATTCCGTTGAAATGCTGGGAAAATTATTTGCAGGAACATGGTGAACCTGCAAGCCTGAATGAGTTTATCCGTCGCATGAAATCCATGAATCTACCCAACAGCGTGTTTATTGATAACTCAGCCAGCGCCGAAGTAGTAAAGCATTATGAAGAGATCTTTACATCCAGCATTTCCATTGTAACCTGCAACAAAATCGGTAATTCAAGTGAATACAGCTTATATAAACGGTTTAAAGATGCAGTAAAGAAATACGGTGTTGACTTTTTCTATGAAACCAACGTGGGTGCAGGTTTACCCATCATCAGCACTTTGCATGATCTGCTGGTAAGTGGTGATAAAATTCTAAAAATCGAAGCCATTCTTTCCGGCACGATCTCATATATTTTCAATGAATTCAAAGGCAACCGTCATTTTCACGAGATTGTGCGGGAGGCTCAGGTTAAAGGATATACGGAACCTGACCCGCGCGATGATCTGAGCGGACTCGATTTTATGCGCAAGATGCTGATCCTTGCCCGCGATTCCGGATATGCAGTGGAAATGAGTGATGTGGAAATGGAACCCATTCTTCCTGAAAGCTGCTTGAAGGCCCCTACAGTGGAGGCTTTCTACAAGGCTCTTCAAGAAGCAGATGAACATTTTGAAGCTTTGAAAAGGAAGGCTGAAGCTGAAGGCAAGGTACTTCGCTACATTGGTGTCATGGATCAGGGTAAGGTAAGTATTAAATTACATGCTATCGATGCTTCGCATCCCTTTTATTTCCTGACCGGCAGTGACAATATCATCGCCTTTACCACTCCGCGCTACCGCGATTGTCCGCTGGTAGTAAAAGGTCCGGGTGCCGGAGCGGAAGTTACTGCTGCGGGTGTATTTGCTGATCTGGTAAAAGTGGGTGCACAATAA